Below is a window of Rattus norvegicus strain BN/NHsdMcwi chromosome 5, GRCr8, whole genome shotgun sequence DNA.
CCTCATTTCACTCCTAGCCTTCTGGGCActggagcctcagtttcctcatctgtgagtTGGGTTGGTGGTTGCCACCTGAAGTCACTTATCTGGAGGCCCCAGTGGGATCCTGTCTGTGGGCACTGTTCACACGGAGGTGATGGTGAGCCGGTATTGAATCTGCAGTGTACCAGGCCAATCTTGGAATAGTGGAGGGAGCCATTTTTTTGTTTACCGAACATACAAACAGAATGAACCACCCATCCAGTGTGAGAACGACCTGTCTTGGTTCAAACTCAGCTCTGCATGCTCCGAGCCCATTCTCCTGTGTAGGGGTTTTCATGGCtgggactgggggggggggtcggcAGCTGATGGTCCCTAGTGGCAGCTGGCAGGTAAGGGAGAGAGCTCTTCTACTGTGGCCTTGGGTAGGTGGGAAGTGGCCACCCGCCAACACCCAGCTCTCTGTAGCACATATGGGACACTCTGCCCTTAAATGTGTCTGCTGTCTCTTGGGCCTGTATGGGCCAATATCTTGGGTGCCTAGCCCTGTGCATGTCTGTACCCTCCCAGGCTCAACGCTGGCGCAATGAGAACTTCGAGAGGCCGGTGGATCTTGAGGGCTCAGGGGACGACGACTCATTTCCTGATGATGAACTGGATGACCTCTACTCGGGGTCGGGCTCTGGCTGTAAGTAATCCCAGGTCTCCCTGCCTGTCTTTAGTATCTAGCACCAGCCCAGAAGCCTTTAAGGTCATTTGAGTGAGTCCTGCCACTGTATGGAGATCAAGACCTCAAGAAGGAGGAGGGCAGAGCAACCTTCTGGTGGGGAGAAGGCTTAGGGAAGCCTTCAGAGGCCAGGACCCTTGTCCCTATATTTGCATGTGTAGCCTGGGCCTGTGCCTAGCCTTGTGTCTTGTTGAATAAACATAGATAGCCAATCAGTGTTCCCAGCTCAGCACCCATTATATTCGGAGGGCCAGGGGAAGCCCTCATCAGGGACGAACTTTTCGGTTCCATCTGGAGCGGGTGACCCTTTGAGTCCATCAACAGTAGGCAGGCTCAAGTTGAGATAGGGCTACGGTGGGCTTCAGGGGCGTGGGATTGGCCTGCTGGCTCTGTCTTCAGTCAACTGTGAATCAGGCAGGGTGACAGTGGATGCAGCAGCTCTGTCTTGTGGCCAGGAAGCCGAGTGACTTCCGACCTCTTGAAACTCCCATATTTCTATGTGCTGAGGAGTTAACCTTCCTCTCATAGGCTCTGGGAGGTGAGGACAGGAAGTCAGTATGGTCATGAAGCTGGTAACTGAGGGAGCATGTGGAGATGGGCCCAGCCAGGGGATGCCTGTTCCAGGCTCATGGCTTCCTGAACTTAGCTCTGCCTCTAGTTTCCCTCCAGTGTCTGCTTTAAGCCTCTTCCTCAGGAACCTGGGCCCTCCTCACTCAGCCTGCTCAGCCCTCATGACCCTGATTTGCCATGGCCTCTTCTCAGGTCTCCTAACTCCAAGCCCCTCATCTTATCCCTCCCTGAGTTGCCCCTGTGGCCTGGGAAGGGTGCTGTGCAAGAAGGCCTCATCTGGGAGGTGCTTGCTTGGGAGTCTCTGCTGCCATGGGTTTGTGTGGGGGCATGTCCTCAGGTCCCTTCCCACGAGGTCAGGCCTTGCTCTCCTGTAACCCTGACTGAATTCCAGACAGAAGCTTCAGTCAGCCGTCGTTAGGCCTCAGGAAGAGTGAGTTGGCAGAGTCAGGGCAGGCGGTCTGGAGGTCGTGGCCccctcaaggatttttttttttttttttggttctttttttcggagctggggaccgaacccagggccttgtgcttcctaggtaagcgctctaccactgagctaaatccccagccccaaggattTTTGACTAGGCACTGACTAGCTCATCTGCTCAagcctcttcctttctgtcttgttttcctgGGGAAATTGCTCAGAGAGGTGGGGTGTCCTCCTGGGACGGCAATGGTTGCCTGGGAACCTGGCGGTGAGGAACACCCACTCCCCAGGGCTTTCCTTTCCCCACCCCCCCAGACTTCGAGCAGGAGTCCGGCCTTGAGACAGCCATGCGGTTCATTCCTGACATAGCCCTGGCTGCACCCACCGCACCTGCCATGCTACCCACGACCGTTATCCAGCCCGTGGATACCCCGTTTGAGGAACTCCTTTCTGAGCATCCCGGCCCCGAACCAGTCACCAGTCCCCCACTGGTGACAGAGGTGACAGAAGTTGTAGAAGAGCCCAGTCAGAGAGCCACCACTATCTCCACCACCACATCTACCACTGCAGCCACCACCACAGGGGCCCCAACTATGGCCACAGCACCTGCTACAGCAGCCACCACTGCCCCTAGCACTCCCGCGGCACCCCCTGCCACGGCCACCACGGCTGACATAAGGACCACCGGCATACAAGGGCTGCTGCCTCTTCCCCTGACCACGGCTGCCACAGCCAAGGCCACTACCCCAGCAGTACCCTCACCACCCACTACTGTGGCTACCTTGGACACAGAGGCCCCGACACCTAGGCTGGTCAACACAGCTACCTCTCGGCCACGAGCCCTTCCTCGGCCAGTCACCACCCAGGAGCCTGAAGTTGCTGAGAGGAGTACCCTGCCGTTGGGGACCACCGCTCCTGGACCCACAGAGGTGGCTCAGGTAAGGACAGTGGGTGAGGGGTTagtgtgggcagaggtgggtTGGCCAGGGACCAGGAGGTGCCATTGGTGAACTAGGCAAGATGGGCCTGGTGTGTGTGCTGGGTAGGAGCTCCTGGATGGGGTTAGGGGAGGTCAGAGAGCCATGGCATCTGAGTAATGGCTGCTTTTGAGCCTAGGCACCAATTAGGTGGATTTCTGGGGCAGAGTTCGGGAACAGTGAGTATGCCTGGCTGGGAGTCTATGTCCAGAGCAGCGTTAAAAGATTGCCAGCCAACCCGGTGTGGTGGTACACaattttgatcccagcaccctggaggcgggggttggggggcagatctctgtgagttcgaggacagtctggtctacagagtgagtcccaggatggCCAGAGATAGACCCTATTGTCATCTGCcatcttttttctctttagtCTTAGCACATTAGCTGGTGGTTGGTGCTTTCtatctcttcatttctttatctGTGAGGGGAAGACCAGAGAAGGTACACACACCTagcactgaggaagctgaggcaggaggattgctgcaagttcagatcagcctgggctatacagtaagacaagaaggaggaggaggaggaggaggaggaggaggaggaggaggaggaggaggaggaggaggaggaggaggaggaggaggcagacgACGacgacagaaacagagagatagggagagaggccTGCCGTGGTCTGCACGTGGTGTTTCCTGACCATTTAGTTCTTAGAATTCTGGAACAGTCCACAAGCCAGCTGCTTGACTGTTGTCATGGCCATATTCATCGTTGTCATTATAGTGGCCTGAGGATGACTGAGTGGGTGTTACAGGGAACATCTCTCTGCAGCCAGTGCAGGCCACTATCCCTGAATACTTCTCCAGCCCCGCCCCTTCCTGCTATGCTGACTGATAGATATTTCTCTAgccctgtcccctccctccatgCTGACTGGTCCCCTCTTTTTACAAGTGAAGCAGAGGAAGCCATGTTTCTaggttcctcaggtagtagttGAATCAGGCTTCAAATTCTGACTGGCTGGGGACTCTTGAGGTGGGCTCCTAAGGCTGGGGACTCCTGACCTGGGGGGGGCTCCTGAGCTGGGAGCTCCTGAGGCTGACCAGTGTCCAGGGCCAGGGTTAAGCTAGGTGGGGCATGGggattgaaggaaagaccatgaTAAGGGTGGAGGGACTCCAGGGGACTCCAGGGGACTGCAGTCTGGCCTGTGCATCACACCATGGATGTGCACAGGAAACCCAGGGTGGTGTTACCTGCCTGCAATTCCCGcatctgggaggtggaggcaggaggattagaagtttaaAGTTCTCCTTCCCTGTGGAGccagttctaggtcagcctgggctatatgagaccttgGCTGGAAAAAGTGTTTCCTAGCACCAGGCCGGAAGGGAACATGGTGAGTATGGAGAGCCGCAGAGCAGCCTGCCTTAAACCTCGCAGGGGCCTTAGGGCCTAGGAGCCGACTTTTGGAGCCCTTCAGACCCTCTCAGGCTCCAGCCAGTCCCATAAGACGCAGGCCCAGGTCCTTCCCTCAGAGAGGGAGCCTTTCAGGGAGGGGGAACAATACTAGGGTGTGGcctagaagcagaagcaggtgtagGAGGTTTGGGGACAGCAGCTCTGACTTGGCAGGTTTGCTCGTGGGCTGGCCGCCATATACTTACGCTGTATATGTGAGGACAGAGCCAGCCTAGCAAGCCCCAGACAAACCCCCCGCTCCTGGACAGGAATCCTCCAAGAATTGTTCTAAGGCAGCTGGAGAGGAAGTCATGGGGACAGGATGTGGCCAGGATGAGAACACTCTGAGGTCCGGTAATCAGAAGTGCAGACTGGAGTCTGAGAGATCCCGATTTTAGTTCTGCTCCCACCGTGTATGAGCTGTGTGTCCCCGAGAAAGTCGAGACACCTCTCTGGGCTTGTTTACCACTCTGTAAACTGGGGATACTAATCCCTTCTTCAAGGGGACAGTGATGGCCCCACCTGGTGCAGGTTTGTGTGTATGGAGTACCTAACCCTAAGTCATACTACTGTTTCTGCAGACCCCAACTCCAGAGTCCCTTCTGACCACGACCCAGGATGAGCCAGAGGTGCCAGTAAGCGGGGGGCCCAGCGGGGACTTTGAGCTGCAAGAAGAGACCACACAGCCAGACACAGCCAATGAAGTGGTGGCGGTGGAAGGAGCCGCGGCCAAGCCATCACCTCCACTGGGGACACTACCCAAGGGTGCCCGCCCAGGCCTTGGCCTCCACGACAATGCCATCGACTCGGGCAGCTCTGCTGCCCAGCTCCCTCAGAAGAGCATACTAGAGCGGAAGGAGGTGCTCGTAGGTGAGGCCAGGCTCCAGGCCTGGGGCAAGGCAGAGTGTGGGATTCCCGTGAGGGTAGAAGGGAAAGCAGGGTTTTACCTCCCACTCctctcttcattctctgctctctctctagAACTCTCTTTATACCCTCTGACCCCTCCATAGACTGACTTAGGAACCTTGCTTTTTGGAGTCAACCCAGTTGACCCTGTGGGACCTTTCTTCCTAGGTGCTACTCTCTCACCTGTCTTTTGGTTTGACCTTTAACCCAGCTTTGACCTAAGACCTTGAAGGCTTTACCCTGGCGGGACCTGCGATCCCACTGGCTCTCCTATCAAGGTTCCCATCTCCTCATGGAGACAGCGGGTGCTGGTCTGGCAGTGTTGGGGAGGGGCCTTCCCTTCCTAATAGCTTAAGGCTGCGGAGCATCTGATGTTTGACAAGGTCGCCGCCTCCATCGTATCGTAGGGATGCGGATTCATTGTTGAGCCATTGGAAAGGAGCTGGGAACTGTAGGTGGTATCAGCAGCGTCCTCTCCCATATTCTCTCTCTGACTCCAGGTCCGGGAGGATCTCTAGGCTACTGGCACCTGAACCCTCTGCGTTGCCTCTGGGTCTTGACCTCTGTGTCTTTCTCCACAGCTGTGATCGTAGGTGGCGTGGTGGGCGCCCTCTTCGCTGCCTTCCTGGTCACGTTGCTCATCTACCGCATGAAGAAGAAGGACGAAGGCAGCTACACCTTGGAAGAGCCCAAGCAGGCAAGCGTCACATACCAGAAGCCCGACAAGCAGGAGGAGTTCTATGCTTAGCAGAGAGAGCCACAGTGCCTCCTGCAGCCTCGACTCCGCCTTGCCCAGTCCCTGTCCCAACAACAGCCCAGGCCCAatcctgggcctgggcctgggcctgggatggagcctggccctgcttccttctgctcaggCTGCTAGCTTAACACAGACTGTCCTAAGGAGCAGAGGCGCCACCATCTGCCCCAGACTGTGCCCGTATGACCCCTTCTCTAGGCCCATTCCCTCCAGCCTGGGGCTTCAGGATCTTGAGTCCCATGGACAAGAGGAAGGAAGCCCTGGTTGCTGGTTGAAACATGGGCGGGGCCAGGGTTAAGATGGCCCACAGTGCTCTTCACGCAGAGGCCACCATGCTGGCTTCTAAAACCAACACATGGTACATCTAGCCCTCCAATTCAACATCATCCGGATGCTGAGGCCTCGAGCTGCTGTCCCAAGGCCTCTCTCGACAGGAGGGTGTCCTTTGTCACCAGCCTGAGTCGTCGTGGAGTCACCGCCCCCTCTCCCCTGCCTAATGCACATGTCCCCAGGCTGCACCTCTTTCTGCACCTCCTCCCAGGGAAAGGGCTTCCTCAGTGCACAGGGCAGTCAGTGGTAAGGGAGGCCACTCTAGCGTCCCTCCTGAGAGGGGATGTCACATCGCCTTTGTCAACCACTGCTATAATCCTATAATGCattcacacaggagacaaaaaCATACCCAGTCCTGACCACCCGGCCAGCGagacatcacacacacgcaccaccTTCACGCAGTGCTCAGACATCCTGACGCTTCTGCCACGTAGGCCACTGTCATCGTCACCAGTGGCAACCACGCCAccttcctcccactctctctTTACACACATTGGTCCTGCATCTGGCTCCTCTAACCATCCAGGTCACTGAGGAAGGCAGGACCGAGTTGTAGGCATCAGCCCATATTGGGTCCCCCAGAGTCACCCTATTCCACTTGGTCCCCACCATGACACCTATACCAGCCACACTGATGCTGATCCCAGCTGATGTCAGTCACAACCCCACACAGATGCAGGCTCGCCCTCCCCACTGTGGCTCATAGAGAAGTTTTGGGCTAGCCTCTGCCAGCCAAGTCTGAAGGAAGAAGGGAGCTAGGGTCTCCCAGGACCAAGGAGCTGTGTGGGTTGTCCCTGGTCTCTATGTATTTCCTTTCTGCTCTGAGCCAggagctgtctctgcctcccaggacaCGTGTCTCCAAAGTGCCTGCGAGGGCGGGCTCCGCCCAGGCCCTCTGtgtcccctgccctgccctggccTGGTGAGACCGACCTCAGGCCTACCTACTCTGGGTCCTCTCTGTGGACACAACTGACCAGGCAACTTGGCAGTTCTGGCTACAACTGGATGGACCCATACTCCAGCAGGCTCATCCCAATGCTGTAGGCCCCAAGAGTCATTGATGGGGACAAGGGTGTCACAGGCCTCAAGTCTACCACCCTGTCTCTGTTATTCTTAGAAGTGGGGCTATTCCAGAGGTATTTTAAGTGTGGGATCACCATTCTCTTTGTGAGAGGGGTGTGCCGAGGGAATTCTCAGCACCAAAGGGACGCGGCTTAGGTAGTGATTAGCGGGTACCCCTCTGCCATCTCTCAATGTCCCAGACTCAGTCAGGTGACCACatggtttctgtttcattttaaagATTCCCTGACAGCAGAGTTGGGCAGAATGAAGAACCACATCTGGGCAATGGGGACAGGATCTAGGCACAGCTTGTCtttctggggtggggggtgtcccCTGTCAGGCTCTGTCTGTCTTCCAGACCCCCAGGCTTCTTTCAATGGGGCTTTAGAGTTTTGTTAAGGAAGCCAGTTGGCCAGGACTTTAAGGAGGGGAAGAAATGAGAGGTGTCCTAGTCCCATGAGGTATGGAGGAGGGAGCTTGGCCGAGATCTTCCCTGCAGCAGGAGGGCTGGGTAGGGAGTAGAGGAGAGCAGTGTCCCAGACCTTTCCACTCCTCCCTGGTAAGCTGCAGTCTTGGGAACTAGAGCTTTGGAGAGAAAGGCTCAGGAGGTGGGGGATGCAGCCTCCAGGGGCTCATCCCTAGGGGACACCGGGATCAGAGCAGGAGGCCCCAGCTTCTTCTGTGTTGGGCTAGAGCTCACTTCTCAGTGTTCAGGGTGGCTCCAACCCTGGGGCTGTGGGTTTGGCCTCTGGGACCAGCACTCTTTCTGCGTCAACATTTGAAAGAAGATACTGTAGGTCTTGAGTATGGGGTCCAGGCCCCAAGGCCAATGTCTTAGGTTTTATGCCCATGACGTGTGACCTAAAGGTTAATGGTGTGAGCAGCCCAGATACACTGGGCTAGCCTGGTGAGGCCAGGACGATTTAAGAGAACTCAGTTCCAAGGGTGAACTGAACTCTTCCTAGTGCAATGTGGGTGCGGGGTTCCCACCCTGCCCCAGAAATAGTGCAGTACATGCGGGGCCTGCCCAAAGGAATCCGGAGACACCTCAGTGCTCCTGGGTAGGTATTCAGGACGCCGGCATGCCTGGAAGCATGGTGCATTCTGAATCAAAGGAGTTGGTGTGTCCTGGACCTCTCCACGCCCTGGTTTCCTAGGGAGTAAGACATGCTGGGGCCAGAGAGCTGAAGAACTAGGCTTCGTCTCTCTTGGGGGCCAGACTAGGGACTCTCTGTGGGCAAGGTTGATTCCCTTTGACTGCCAGAGGCAAGTGGGTGACAGCCAGGACTGGCTGAGCCGACCTGCAGCAAGAGCCTAGGATGCTGGGGCCAGACCTCCCTGGGCTTGGCCTCCAGGCTGGGGCTCGAGCCACACAGAGAAGAGCCAATGCTGCTTTCGGGGCAGGGGTGGCTGCCTGGTCTGCCCTGGCTTTCTCCTGGGATGGACCTCCCCAGACTTGGTGTCTGTAAATAGAAGCCCACACTGTACAGATCTACAGAGAGGCCCAAACTGGGCCCTGGAGTCACCATTCTGAGGGGCTGATGGCCTGGCTTCCCCCAGGGGCCCTCTGGGTGCTTGGGTATGCCTGGCCCCGGCGTGGTGAATGCATGTAAATACTTTTCGTAGACAGTGTGGCTCCAGAGAGCCCCCTGAGAcagtgtccccctccccacctctactGGTTCATCCTCTCTCCTGTACAGAGCCCTCCCGGCCTCTGGGCCACCAGGAACAGGGGCTTCCTCCTTTCCCTAGGCTTCCCTACCCGTCCTTTCCCTATAACCCATTTATTAACCAACCCTGTCCTGAGTTCATGGCCAAAACGTAcataagaaaaggaggaagggtcaGATGGATAAAGATAAAGATACCAAGGCCTGGTCCATCCTAGCATGGGCGCTCGTCCACCCCTGACTTGGGAAGGACAgggcttgctttgttttgttttctgtttgtttcgtttttgtttttttttttaacatttccctGTGCTGTGCCCATTTATAAGAGGGAATAAAATTAAGCTGAAAGATGCTGTGTGGTGGCCCATGTGTGACATGAGTAGGGGATTGGTTTGGGAGGGACAGCCTATGCTCACCGTGTGTCCCAGCCACTGTCCTCTGGGGAGATGGAGAATGACCCAGGGCTATAGGATAGCATCCACATGGGAACCATGAGGTAAACGTTGTGGTTGGTTGAATGAGGGGAAATGGTGTATATGACTGCGGTTGGGGCACTGGGTGGGGGGTTTGCTGTTCATCCCCTCGGGGAGACTCCAACTTGAGGCTGCAAAGAGAATTTCAGCCTAAGGGATGTGGGAATTGGAGCCCTGCATGAGGGGAGACTGTGCCCTTGGGGTCCGATATGCTCAttcttgttgctttttgtttttgtgctttttgCTTTTGGAGacgggtctcactgtgtagcatagtccaggctggctttgaactcacagagttctgcctgcctctgcctcccgagtgcagggattaaaagcatgagccaccaGCGCGCGGCTGTCATATCCATTCTTATGTCCAGGTGGTGGCATTTCCCAGCCTCGGGCCTGGCCTTGGGCGTTCCAAGTCTGTTTCCCTCACCACAAAGTGTCCCCTGTGGAGGGGGAGAGGGCTCCGTGACGAACTCAACATGATGTTCCTCGTTGCTAACTTGCTCAAGGTGTTTTTGAAGGCAGAGTGGGGACAAGAGCAGGACTCGGAGACCACACGTTTCTATGGCCCGGATCACTGGGTGCAGGCAGGGCAAGGCTCCTTCTAACCTCTCTGGGCCTTCACAGCCAGGTCCACTCAGTGCCTGACCCAGGGTCTTCCCGTGCGACGAAAGCCGCTGTGCCTCATTGGCCATCGCTCCTGCTTCTCTGGGGACACACACAGGGCTGTTGGGCCCCAAGGCAGGGGAAAGATGGTGCCCTTGGGTGTCACAGTCACAGTCTGCCCTCCTCTGAGGGGAACTTCCTCAAGGCTCATAAGTATTTCCTCAGACAATGGGGCTCCATTTCTGGTTGGCCCCTAAAGCCTGAGGACGCAGTGATGCTCTGGCTCCTTTCAcatgcctccctcccccactcttcccCCCCTTTTCACTAAAGGTTCTCAGATGTCTACCCTCACCTGACCTGTGCTTGGAAATGGGAGCCAAGAGGCcacggggatgggggtgggaaagtgactcagtgggtaaaacgcTCATCACACGAGTGTGAGGACTTCAGTTCGAACCCTGAGAACTCATAAAGCCAACTGCAGCTCCTGCGtgtggcctccacatgtacacaatggaatgccCAGGGGAGATGGAAGCCTCTGGAGTCTTGCAGGTGAGCTAGCCTGGGATACCCAGTAGTAAACAAGACACCCTGCCAAGCAAGACAGGCCAGGCATACCACCTGTGGCAtggcacatgcatgcctgcacacacgcacacacacacgcacacacacacacaccacagccagTCAGACGACTGTGGGGCCACTAGAGCCTGGCAGGGAGttttttcttctcagctccacTGGTTCCAACTCTTCCCACCGTGTGGTAATTGTAAGACAGCTCCCCAGGGCCTCAGTGGGGAAAGGGGGACCTCAGATGGCTCGATTCCAGGAGGCTCCATCAACTTCCCTGGGTACTCACCGCTGCATTTGAGCAGCAAACACTCACTTATcagcatgatgatgatgatggtgaggatggtggtgaggatgatggtgatggtgatgatagctTTGCAGCtgctggtgatgatggtgatgacaacGATGACGGTGATGATGTAACAGCCTTTACATAGtctaggctagcctagaacttgtggcaatcttccctcagcctcccaagtaatgAGCTCACTGGAGTCTGCAACTACTCCTGGCTAGACCTGGCATACTGCCCACTGAGTGAATAAATGACCTGAACCTGGGCAGGGGTCAAGTGACCTCTGTTGACATAGTACAGACCCTGACTTGGGCCACGAGGGTCAACACTCATCTGGAGCAGCACTCTTGGGCCGGCCACACAATGGGCTGggcactggaggagctggggCCTCCCCTCTGGGGAGTAGCAGAAccgaaggagaaggggaagaatggCTGTTTGTTTCTGTAAGTCCAAGAGGTcacagaggccagcctgagcctccTTGGGAACAGAGTGTACTCAGCTTCTGGAGGCCACCCACCTTATTCTGCTGGGCTGAGGGTGGGCTGCCGGCCATTAGAGGGTCCAGACTGCTTGTGGTGGATTCTGAGCCTCAGCTCCCTCTAGAAGGAAGGAGGCCAGGCCTGCTGTGGTAATGGAAGACTTGGGTTGGGAGCGGAGGAGAGGATCAGTTGGCGGAGGAGGCTGGGCTGGGCTCCCCTTTATGGCTCTACCCACACAAGCTCTCCACAGtctgtgctgtccttgcagcGTGCATttgcagatggagaaactgaggctccaaGAACCAGAATTCAAAGTCCTGCAGTTGAGAGGGTGCAGGAGACCCAGGCCAGAGCccagtctctcccctcccccccttctcctccctctggggtgtgtgttggggggaaagGCTGTGTGCTGCGTGAGTGTGGGCAGTTACCCAACCCCAGTCAGCAGCTGAGGAGCCACAAGAGGAGTACGTGTGAttgagagactgaaaaaaatacATGGGACAACATGGGGGTGGGCTCCCCTGTCAGTGACTCCCCCACAGGCTCTGTGCTCAGTTCCTACACAGAATCAGCACCCTTGTCTCACAGCCGAGATTGGCTTCATCAGCAAAACCCAAGCTATGAAATGTTCTATCAAATGGTCCACTTCCCTCAATAAATCAtttgtaaagaaagagaaaggaatttAGAATGTATAGAAAATATACACagatgtatacacatgcatgtttgtTAAGATAAAGTTGGGGGTGTGTCTGGATGACCTATCGGTCAGTAGAAGCTTGCCTTACAAGGGTGAGCATTTGACTTCAACCCCCTGCATCCAGACAAGAGGCAAGCATGACGGGATGCACTTATAACCCCAATGCcagggaggcggaggcaggaaaATCTGTAGGGCTCACTAGCCATAGGCTGCCTGATTGGTgaactccaggccaatgagagctCACGTCTTGAAGGAGGTGGACAGCATTCCTGAGGAAGGACACctgaagctgacctctgacctccacgagTAGTCCATATATAGATAAgcacactcacatgcaaacatactaaaaacaaaaataaaaacaactttttgAGATGGGATTCTGCCGTGTTACTCAGGCTGGCCCCGAATTCCTGAgctcaagcaatcctcctgcctcagcctcctgtacCTTGCACCATAGGCATGCACCCCCCTAAAGACTTCATAAAGAAGATTAAAAGATGTAGTGGTCAAACACTGTAGAAACTTGATATGGATCCTGCTTCAAATAAACCATATTTTAAAATGCCAGTTAGGACACAAATAGAAATTTGAGCTCACTGAAGTCTGTATAGCCTAAATTTGTATTTGCTCTGACAGTCTCctgaagcccaggctagcctcaaccgTTCtagtagcccaggatgaccttgaacttttgatcctcctgcctccattaaCCAAGTGTTAAAATTATAGGCAGGGACCACCATACCAGGTT
It encodes the following:
- the Sdc3 gene encoding syndecan-3 precursor, which gives rise to MKPGPPRRGTAQGQRVDTATHGPGARGLLLPPLLLLLLAGRAAGAQRWRNENFERPVDLEGSGDDDSFPDDELDDLYSGSGSGYFEQESGLETAMRFIPDIALAAPTAPAMLPTTVIQPVDTPFEELLSEHPGPEPVTSPPLVTEVTEVVEEPSQRATTISTTTSTTAATTTGAPTMATAPATAATTAPSTPAAPPATATTADIRTTGIQGLLPLPLTTAATAKATTPAVPSPPTTVATLDTEAPTPRLVNTATSRPRALPRPVTTQEPEVAERSTLPLGTTAPGPTEVAQTPTPESLLTTTQDEPEVPVSGGPSGDFELQEETTQPDTANEVVAVEGAAAKPSPPLGTLPKGARPGLGLHDNAIDSGSSAAQLPQKSILERKEVLVAVIVGGVVGALFAAFLVTLLIYRMKKKDEGSYTLEEPKQASVTYQKPDKQEEFYA